A genomic segment from Flavobacterium inviolabile encodes:
- a CDS encoding DUF3078 domain-containing protein yields the protein MRKIAFSLLCFIGTIAVQAQETVQDTTKHWTKKGNVSFLFNQSAFNNWVAGGENNIAGNLGINYDFNYKKGPWSWDNKIIAAYGLVKTKNSAFEKKTDDRFEFNSLLGKKASGYWYYSAFLNFKTQMTKGYVYGTDTDGAETRSEYTNFLSPGYLTFGPGMLWKKSDNLKVNLAPATSKVTIVDKDFTLPNNAYFGVDQGKSLRYELGFYASGYYKFSLMENVSFENILSLYSNYLEDPQNIDLDYQLNIVMKINKYLSTNLAFQTIYDDNAFKGFQIRQVLGVGINYGF from the coding sequence ATGAGAAAAATTGCTTTTTCACTGCTTTGTTTCATCGGTACGATTGCCGTACAAGCACAGGAAACCGTTCAGGATACGACCAAACACTGGACGAAAAAAGGAAATGTTTCGTTTCTTTTTAATCAATCTGCTTTTAATAACTGGGTTGCCGGAGGTGAGAATAATATCGCAGGTAATCTGGGTATAAATTACGATTTTAACTACAAAAAAGGACCGTGGTCCTGGGATAACAAGATTATCGCAGCCTACGGACTTGTAAAAACAAAGAACTCCGCTTTTGAGAAAAAAACGGATGACCGTTTCGAGTTTAACTCCCTGCTTGGAAAAAAAGCTTCAGGATATTGGTACTATTCTGCTTTTTTAAACTTTAAAACCCAGATGACAAAAGGATATGTTTACGGCACGGATACTGATGGTGCAGAAACGCGTTCGGAATATACGAACTTCCTGTCTCCGGGATATCTGACTTTTGGTCCGGGTATGCTGTGGAAGAAAAGCGATAACCTTAAAGTGAATCTGGCACCGGCTACTTCTAAAGTGACCATAGTAGACAAAGATTTTACCCTTCCCAACAATGCCTATTTTGGCGTGGATCAGGGGAAAAGTTTACGTTATGAACTTGGTTTTTATGCTTCCGGGTACTATAAATTCAGTTTAATGGAAAACGTTTCGTTTGAAAACATCCTGAGTTTGTATTCGAACTATCTGGAAGATCCGCAAAATATCGATTTGGATTACCAGTTAAACATCGTGATGAAAATCAATAAATACCTGTCAACGAATTTAGCGTTCCAGACCATTTATGATGACAATGCCTTCAAAGGATTCCAGATCCGTCAGGTTTTGGGAGTGGGTATTAATTACGGTTTCTGA
- a CDS encoding fibronectin type III domain-containing protein has product MKKITLLIFMSLLSFVGFSQTFPEGFEGASALPTGWLILDNGVGMGPSNTNLWLRSGPNSATSPPHTGQYAYSVERVNIGIGNTEEDWLITPPVTIPANGQLRFFAQQGRAGDQGSKLQVRISTGNDQSNMSSYTIMAADLTESQISSAAGTYAEQVINLAGLNLANQSVYIAFVRVYTQPTAAVGGDRFVIDDINLVQRCLDPTNGVANTITTTTAALSWTNPSGSANWEIEVVPSASPLTGVGTAITTNPYTAQNLTPGTVYQYRVRSKCTGGTTDVYSDWAGPFYFTTVSLGQTCAAPIVIGGLPYSTTDNTANYGNNITSSQGTTGCGTTTNYLTGNDVVYAYTATTTGIIDISMTPTATYSGIFVYNNCANIGTSCLAGVGNSNSNIRNITNFPVTAGTTYYFVISTNATPVSTGYTLVIQQINCLPPTALAVGALNMTSADLSWGNPSGATEWQVAVQLPGAGVPAGAGTTVTAMPYTATTTLAGAALTAGTAYEYYVRAKCPDGSFSQWSGPKPFQTPLCNNACNFNFIMRDTYGDGWNGNTISIKQNGVVIGTLTGPAAADGTNPVTAQIALCSGIPFEVYWNAGGSYPAEVGLTVVTPFGVTLYTKPPGTGSQDSLLYTGPTDCTPPTCPQPTALTTSNITMNSVQVSWTEAGTATAWEVIALPAGSPSPNTIPPTTGIVSVTTTPSTILTLTSDTAFDIYVRAVCSPTDSSYWTGAATIRTLPNYCGGDHFYDPGGASGDYGNSANVTTTICPAAAGQIVTVEFNSFDTEANYDFVRVYDGTGTAGTLLGTYTGNLTGANLPGPFESAPGSCLTFVFTSDGSGVRPGWDATVTCGPPPTCPKPTAFNTTNPTSGSVQLTWTETGTATSWEVMAVPAGTPSPNSNPVPSTAITAIVTSPPPYVLNGLDSDTNYDFYVRALCSTTDKSTWTGPRNSKTLPDYCGGDHFYDTGGATGDYANSANVTTTICPVNATDIVTIEFNSFNTEAGYDYLRVYEGTGTAGTLLGTFNGNLTGANLPGPFESAAPGGCITFVFTSDGSGVRPGWDATVTCGPPPTCPKPKNLAASNPTSNSVQLTWLEMGTATSWEVVAVPVGTPSPNTTPLPSTAITAIVNTPPPYTFGGLQPFTAYDFYVRALCSATDVSLWSLPVTFTTAIGNDNCSAAYTLPVNLTNECTQITAVSFFGSTASPEAGTCGTANGGDIWFQFTATNSTHLIELLNFTGSPLPIVLTMYQGDVCGNLTQLYCSFNNSITATGLQPNTVYKIRATINSNSATQNVNFDICVKTPTPPANNNSSDCLINTVNADFELPDIVSTSIYPQMINHNTVLGWRTTASDQIMEFWNTPNYESVPAYSGTQFIELNANEVSGVYQDYLTPVTTQFTYGFAHRGRMGVDSCGLYAGPPGGPYTLVTSVSTDKTAWGYYTGNYTVPVGQTVTRFIFQSISSSGGNPSVGNFLDNINFTANNGIISPNPLNLSCTNNLANVSAAGVGTWSAHSSNPATTVIANLNLNNTTISGFTVGGTYKYDWTTLYCISTLEIVFDDNGNIQPTFTAVTPICPGATAPVLPLTSIEGITGTWNPAVVDNMATATYTFTPNAGQCATTATLTVTVNTGTTPTFTQIPPFCANITTGPPILPGTSLEGITGTWSPPLVSNVATGTYTFTPDAGQCAATTQMTVVVNQPVVPTFAAIPAICPNDPAPALPATSQEGIPGTWNPAVVDNTTTTTYMFTPASGNCAANGSLTITVNPGVQPTFAQIAPFCTNATVPVLPTTSLEGVTGTWSPAVVSSTATGTYTFTPTTGQCGSPATMTITVIPATQPTFTPVAAICPGDTAPVLPTTSLEGVTGTWSPAVVSNTATGTYTFTPTTGQCAQNATLTVTVQGAFTYEIFGDCIGNEFVLNVQNADGALDLSNAHFQWYNSTGAPVGNDNVSFNVTNYYTSSGTTPVLPAQFSVKVTTAAGCSLEKSYTVEQIYCQIQRGISPNGDGLNDTFDLTGFNVEKLGIFNRYGTEVFKHGAGYTNQWFGQSNGGNELPDGTYFYVIELKGSETKTGWIYINREK; this is encoded by the coding sequence ATGAAAAAAATTACGCTTTTAATTTTTATGTCATTATTGAGTTTTGTGGGCTTTTCCCAGACTTTCCCTGAAGGTTTTGAGGGAGCTTCTGCCTTGCCAACAGGCTGGCTGATCCTTGATAATGGTGTAGGAATGGGTCCATCAAACACCAATTTATGGCTTCGAAGTGGGCCTAACTCGGCGACTTCACCGCCACACACCGGGCAATATGCCTATTCCGTTGAACGGGTAAACATTGGAATCGGTAATACCGAAGAAGACTGGTTAATCACTCCCCCGGTTACCATTCCCGCAAACGGACAATTACGCTTTTTTGCACAACAAGGCCGTGCCGGAGATCAGGGATCTAAATTACAGGTTCGTATCTCAACCGGCAACGATCAGAGTAACATGAGCAGCTATACCATAATGGCTGCCGATTTAACCGAATCACAAATTTCTTCTGCAGCAGGAACCTATGCCGAACAGGTAATTAACCTTGCCGGGCTCAATCTTGCCAACCAAAGTGTCTATATCGCTTTTGTAAGGGTTTATACCCAGCCTACAGCAGCTGTGGGCGGTGACCGTTTTGTGATTGATGATATTAATTTAGTACAGCGATGTCTGGATCCTACAAATGGTGTTGCAAATACCATAACCACCACAACGGCTGCCCTGTCATGGACCAATCCAAGCGGTTCTGCCAATTGGGAAATTGAAGTAGTACCTTCTGCTTCTCCATTAACAGGAGTGGGAACAGCAATAACAACAAATCCTTATACAGCACAAAATTTAACGCCGGGTACGGTTTACCAGTACCGCGTACGTTCCAAATGTACAGGAGGTACAACCGATGTGTACAGTGATTGGGCTGGACCTTTTTACTTTACGACCGTATCTTTAGGACAAACCTGTGCCGCCCCGATTGTTATTGGCGGACTGCCATATTCTACAACGGATAACACGGCGAACTACGGGAACAACATCACCAGCAGTCAAGGAACAACCGGCTGTGGTACCACAACAAACTACCTGACCGGTAACGATGTCGTATATGCCTATACGGCCACAACTACCGGGATAATCGATATTTCCATGACCCCTACAGCAACCTATTCCGGTATTTTTGTTTATAACAATTGTGCCAATATAGGAACCAGCTGTTTGGCGGGTGTAGGGAACTCGAATTCCAATATCCGGAATATTACAAACTTTCCGGTAACTGCCGGAACGACCTATTATTTTGTGATTTCAACCAATGCTACACCGGTATCTACAGGCTACACTTTGGTGATTCAGCAAATTAACTGTTTGCCGCCAACAGCTTTAGCCGTAGGAGCCTTAAACATGACTTCTGCCGATCTAAGCTGGGGGAATCCTTCCGGAGCAACAGAATGGCAGGTGGCGGTACAGCTTCCGGGAGCCGGAGTACCAGCCGGAGCCGGAACAACGGTTACAGCCATGCCTTATACAGCCACTACCACATTGGCCGGAGCCGCTTTAACTGCCGGAACAGCCTATGAATATTATGTAAGAGCAAAATGTCCGGACGGATCGTTCAGCCAATGGTCCGGGCCAAAACCATTCCAGACACCGCTTTGTAACAATGCCTGTAACTTCAATTTCATCATGAGAGATACCTATGGTGACGGCTGGAACGGCAATACGATCAGCATCAAACAAAACGGAGTAGTTATCGGAACGCTAACAGGACCGGCAGCTGCCGACGGAACAAACCCGGTAACGGCGCAGATAGCGTTATGTTCGGGAATTCCGTTTGAAGTATACTGGAATGCCGGAGGAAGCTACCCGGCAGAAGTAGGCCTTACGGTAGTAACACCTTTTGGCGTTACCCTTTACACCAAACCACCGGGAACCGGTTCTCAGGACAGTTTGTTATATACCGGACCAACGGATTGTACTCCGCCAACATGTCCGCAGCCAACGGCGCTGACGACCAGTAATATTACCATGAATTCCGTTCAGGTATCCTGGACAGAAGCCGGAACGGCTACGGCATGGGAAGTGATTGCCTTACCGGCAGGATCACCTTCGCCGAATACAATACCGCCAACAACAGGTATCGTATCGGTAACGACAACACCATCAACAATATTGACATTAACATCAGATACCGCTTTTGATATTTATGTAAGAGCCGTTTGCAGCCCTACCGATTCCAGTTACTGGACTGGAGCAGCGACTATCAGAACCCTGCCTAACTATTGTGGCGGCGATCATTTCTATGATCCGGGAGGGGCATCAGGAGATTATGGCAATAGCGCTAACGTTACAACTACCATTTGCCCTGCTGCTGCCGGTCAGATTGTAACGGTAGAATTCAACAGCTTTGATACAGAAGCAAATTATGATTTTGTAAGAGTATATGACGGAACGGGAACAGCCGGAACCTTATTAGGAACTTACACCGGAAACTTAACCGGAGCGAATTTACCGGGACCATTTGAGTCTGCACCGGGAAGCTGTTTAACCTTTGTATTTACTTCCGATGGAAGCGGTGTTCGTCCGGGTTGGGATGCTACCGTTACCTGCGGGCCGCCGCCAACTTGTCCGAAGCCGACAGCATTCAATACAACCAATCCTACAAGTGGTTCCGTTCAGTTAACCTGGACAGAAACCGGAACGGCAACCAGCTGGGAAGTGATGGCTGTACCGGCAGGAACACCATCACCCAATTCGAACCCGGTTCCGTCAACGGCCATCACGGCCATCGTGACGTCACCACCGCCTTATGTGTTAAACGGGCTGGATTCGGATACCAATTATGATTTCTATGTGCGAGCCCTTTGCAGTACTACCGATAAGAGTACCTGGACAGGACCAAGAAACAGCAAAACATTACCGGATTATTGCGGAGGCGATCATTTCTATGATACCGGAGGCGCAACCGGAGATTATGCCAATAGCGCCAACGTTACAACGACTATTTGTCCTGTAAATGCTACCGATATTGTTACGATTGAATTCAATAGTTTCAATACGGAAGCCGGCTATGATTACTTAAGGGTATATGAAGGAACCGGAACGGCAGGAACACTGTTGGGAACCTTTAACGGCAACCTGACCGGTGCCAATTTACCGGGACCTTTTGAATCTGCTGCTCCGGGAGGCTGTATCACTTTTGTGTTCACTTCCGATGGAAGCGGTGTGCGTCCGGGATGGGATGCTACCGTTACCTGCGGACCGCCGCCAACATGTCCGAAGCCAAAGAACTTAGCGGCTTCGAACCCTACGAGCAATTCGGTTCAGTTAACATGGCTGGAAATGGGAACGGCAACCAGTTGGGAAGTTGTGGCTGTTCCGGTGGGGACACCATCACCTAACACAACGCCACTGCCGTCCACAGCAATTACAGCTATTGTAAATACACCGCCGCCGTATACTTTTGGCGGACTGCAGCCTTTCACAGCCTATGATTTTTATGTGAGAGCCCTTTGTAGTGCTACCGATGTCAGTTTATGGTCTTTACCGGTTACTTTTACAACAGCGATTGGGAATGACAATTGTAGTGCCGCCTATACCTTACCGGTTAATTTAACCAATGAATGTACACAAATAACCGCAGTTTCGTTCTTTGGTTCTACCGCTTCTCCTGAAGCAGGTACCTGCGGAACGGCCAATGGCGGTGACATCTGGTTTCAATTTACAGCAACAAACAGTACCCATCTGATAGAATTGTTAAACTTTACCGGCAGCCCGCTTCCGATTGTTCTAACGATGTATCAAGGGGATGTGTGCGGTAACCTGACCCAGTTGTATTGTAGTTTCAATAACTCGATAACTGCAACAGGCTTACAGCCGAATACGGTTTATAAAATCAGAGCGACGATCAATTCAAACAGTGCGACTCAGAATGTTAATTTTGACATTTGTGTGAAAACACCAACGCCACCGGCAAATAATAATAGTTCCGATTGTTTGATCAATACAGTAAATGCCGATTTTGAATTACCGGATATCGTTTCGACTTCAATCTATCCGCAGATGATTAACCACAATACGGTATTGGGATGGAGAACAACGGCATCGGATCAGATCATGGAATTCTGGAATACACCGAATTATGAAAGTGTACCGGCCTATTCCGGAACACAGTTTATTGAGCTGAATGCCAATGAAGTTTCCGGAGTTTACCAGGATTACCTGACACCAGTGACCACACAGTTTACCTATGGTTTTGCCCATAGAGGAAGAATGGGTGTGGATTCCTGCGGATTGTATGCAGGACCTCCGGGCGGACCTTATACTTTGGTAACCAGCGTGTCGACAGATAAAACGGCATGGGGTTATTATACCGGGAATTATACTGTTCCGGTTGGACAAACCGTTACCCGATTTATTTTCCAATCTATTTCGAGCTCGGGTGGAAATCCGAGTGTGGGGAACTTTTTGGATAATATTAATTTTACCGCCAATAATGGTATTATTTCGCCTAATCCGCTGAATTTAAGCTGTACCAATAACTTAGCAAACGTTTCGGCTGCTGGAGTAGGAACGTGGTCTGCCCACAGCAGTAACCCGGCGACTACTGTTATTGCTAATCTGAACTTAAACAATACAACTATTTCCGGTTTTACCGTTGGCGGAACATACAAATATGACTGGACAACATTATATTGTATCAGTACATTGGAAATTGTTTTTGACGATAATGGAAATATACAGCCAACGTTTACAGCCGTGACACCAATCTGTCCGGGCGCTACGGCACCGGTTTTACCATTGACTTCGATAGAAGGGATTACCGGAACCTGGAATCCGGCAGTAGTGGATAATATGGCAACGGCAACCTATACTTTCACACCAAATGCAGGTCAGTGTGCCACTACGGCTACACTAACGGTTACGGTGAATACCGGAACTACGCCAACGTTTACGCAGATTCCGCCATTTTGTGCAAATATAACCACTGGTCCGCCAATTTTACCGGGCACTTCTTTAGAAGGCATAACCGGAACCTGGTCGCCGCCATTGGTGAGTAATGTTGCTACAGGAACCTATACGTTTACTCCTGATGCAGGACAATGTGCCGCGACAACGCAAATGACAGTTGTGGTTAATCAACCGGTTGTCCCTACGTTTGCAGCAATTCCGGCAATCTGTCCGAATGATCCTGCACCGGCATTACCGGCAACTTCCCAGGAAGGAATTCCGGGAACCTGGAATCCGGCAGTAGTGGATAATACAACTACAACGACTTATATGTTTACACCGGCTTCCGGTAACTGTGCCGCAAACGGTTCGTTAACCATCACGGTTAACCCGGGTGTTCAGCCAACGTTTGCCCAGATCGCACCGTTCTGTACCAATGCTACAGTACCGGTATTACCGACAACTTCTCTGGAAGGTGTAACGGGAACCTGGTCACCGGCTGTGGTGAGCAGCACCGCAACAGGAACCTATACCTTTACCCCGACAACAGGACAATGCGGAAGCCCGGCTACGATGACCATCACCGTTATCCCGGCTACCCAGCCTACCTTTACACCGGTAGCAGCAATATGCCCTGGCGATACCGCACCGGTATTGCCGACAACTTCTCTGGAAGGCGTAACAGGCACCTGGTCACCGGCTGTGGTGAGCAACACTGCAACAGGTACCTATACCTTTACACCAACAACAGGACAATGTGCTCAAAACGCAACATTAACCGTAACGGTTCAGGGAGCCTTTACCTATGAGATCTTCGGAGACTGTATCGGTAATGAATTTGTACTGAACGTACAAAACGCTGATGGTGCGCTGGATCTGAGCAATGCCCACTTCCAGTGGTACAATAGCACCGGAGCTCCGGTAGGCAACGATAACGTTAGCTTTAATGTAACCAACTATTATACTTCCTCAGGTACGACTCCTGTGCTTCCGGCACAGTTCAGCGTAAAAGTAACCACGGCAGCCGGCTGCTCGTTAGAGAAATCCTATACGGTAGAACAGATCTACTGTCAGATCCAGAGAGGTATCTCTCCAAACGGCGACGGACTGAACGATACTTTTGACCTGACCGGATTTAATGTTGAAAAACTAGGCATCTTCAACCGTTATGGAACAGAAGTCTTCAAACACGGAGCGGGTTACACCAATCAGTGGTTCGGACAATCCAATGGCGGAAATGAACTACCAGACGGTACTTACTTCTATGTTATAGAATTAAAAGGCAGCGAGACTAAAACAGGTTGGATTTATATCAACAGAGAGAAATAA
- the hflX gene encoding GTPase HflX, which produces MLEKEVINFEKTVIVGIITKEQSEEKLSEYLDELEFLTFTAGGEVIKRFSQKMEKPNPKTFVGTGKMEEINYYIKDNDVKTVIFDDELTPAQQKNITRVLDCKVLDRTNLILDIFAQRAETSYARTQVELAQCQYLLPRLSGMWTHLERQRGGIGMRGPGETEIETDRRIVRDRIALLKEKIRTIDRQMSVQRSNRGAMVRVALVGYTNVGKSTLMNAIGKSDVFVENKLFATLDTTVRKVVIKNLPFLLSDTVGFIRKLPTQLVESFKSTLDEVREADLLLHVVDISHPDFEDHIASVNQILQDIKSADKPTIMVFNKIDAYKHLTIANDDLITERTSKHYTLEDWKNTWMSKVGEDNALFISATNKENFEEFREKVYEAVRTIHITRFPYNNFLYPDYKDAVEKEDNEA; this is translated from the coding sequence ATGCTAGAAAAAGAAGTAATCAATTTTGAAAAGACTGTAATAGTAGGGATCATTACTAAGGAGCAGTCGGAAGAGAAACTTAGTGAGTATCTCGACGAGCTGGAATTCCTTACTTTTACTGCCGGTGGGGAGGTCATTAAACGCTTTTCCCAAAAGATGGAAAAACCAAATCCTAAAACATTTGTAGGAACCGGTAAAATGGAGGAGATCAATTATTATATAAAAGATAATGATGTTAAGACGGTTATTTTTGATGACGAGTTAACTCCCGCTCAGCAAAAAAATATTACAAGGGTACTGGATTGTAAAGTACTGGACAGAACGAATCTTATCCTGGACATCTTTGCACAAAGAGCAGAGACTTCCTATGCCCGTACACAGGTTGAACTGGCACAATGCCAATATTTGCTGCCAAGGCTTTCCGGTATGTGGACCCACCTGGAGCGTCAGCGGGGTGGTATTGGTATGCGTGGTCCCGGAGAAACGGAGATCGAAACCGACCGTCGAATTGTAAGGGACAGGATTGCTTTGCTAAAAGAAAAAATCCGCACGATCGACAGACAGATGTCGGTACAGCGCAGTAACCGCGGAGCGATGGTTCGTGTGGCTTTAGTGGGATATACCAATGTTGGAAAGTCGACCTTAATGAATGCGATTGGAAAAAGTGACGTTTTTGTTGAAAACAAATTGTTTGCAACACTGGACACTACCGTTCGGAAAGTGGTTATTAAAAATCTTCCGTTCCTGTTATCGGATACGGTAGGTTTTATCCGCAAGCTTCCGACACAATTGGTAGAATCCTTTAAAAGTACGCTGGATGAAGTTCGCGAAGCCGATTTATTATTGCATGTGGTTGATATCTCACATCCTGATTTTGAAGATCATATCGCCTCGGTAAACCAGATTTTACAGGACATCAAGAGTGCCGACAAGCCAACCATCATGGTGTTCAATAAGATTGATGCCTACAAGCATTTAACGATAGCCAACGATGATCTGATCACGGAACGTACCAGCAAGCACTATACCCTTGAAGACTGGAAAAACACCTGGATGTCTAAAGTGGGAGAAGATAATGCGCTGTTTATTTCGGCAACGAACAAAGAGAATTTCGAGGAATTCCGGGAAAAAGTATATGAAGCGGTAAGAACCATTCACATTACCCGTTTCCCGTATAACAATTTCTTATATCCCGATTATAAGGATGCTGTTGAAAAAGAAGACAATGAAGCATAA
- a CDS encoding DUF2480 family protein, translated as MEEIVNRVANSALEVFDLEDYYPEGQRFAIDIAQWLFEGFVLREKDFREQLKNFDWSVYKGGYVALFCSTDAIVPAWAYMLITSYLKPFSEKVYLGSLSQMETSLFQDILNRLDYSAYEGKPVIIKGCSKKPVPQEVYVLATEKLMPVAKSIMFGEACSAVPIYKRK; from the coding sequence ATGGAAGAAATTGTAAATAGGGTTGCCAATAGCGCTCTGGAGGTTTTTGACCTGGAGGATTATTATCCGGAAGGACAGCGGTTTGCGATTGATATTGCCCAATGGCTGTTTGAAGGATTTGTCCTGCGCGAAAAAGACTTTCGGGAGCAATTAAAAAATTTCGACTGGTCGGTTTATAAAGGTGGCTATGTGGCTTTGTTCTGCTCAACGGATGCGATAGTCCCGGCATGGGCCTATATGCTCATTACATCTTATTTAAAGCCGTTTTCCGAGAAAGTCTACCTCGGTTCCCTTTCGCAGATGGAAACCTCTTTATTTCAGGATATTTTAAACCGGCTGGATTATTCGGCCTATGAAGGTAAGCCTGTTATTATTAAAGGCTGCTCTAAAAAACCGGTTCCGCAGGAAGTATATGTGCTGGCGACAGAAAAATTAATGCCTGTTGCCAAAAGCATTATGTTTGGCGAAGCCTGTTCTGCCGTACCGATTTACAAGAGAAAATAG
- a CDS encoding SUF system Fe-S cluster assembly protein, translating into MEEFNDTINLGEDVVKVLKGIYDPEIPVDIYELGLIYDVMINEDNDVKILMTLTSPNCPVAETLPMEVEEKIKSINAVKSCEVEITFDPPWSKDLMSEEAKLELGML; encoded by the coding sequence ATGGAAGAGTTTAACGATACAATCAATTTGGGAGAGGATGTTGTAAAAGTACTGAAAGGTATTTATGATCCGGAAATCCCTGTGGATATTTACGAATTGGGTTTGATTTATGACGTGATGATCAACGAGGATAACGACGTAAAAATCCTGATGACTTTAACATCTCCTAACTGTCCGGTAGCAGAAACGCTGCCTATGGAAGTGGAAGAAAAAATCAAATCCATTAATGCTGTTAAATCCTGTGAGGTGGAAATCACGTTCGATCCGCCCTGGAGTAAGGATTTAATGAGCGAAGAAGCCAAACTGGAATTGGGAATGCTGTAA
- a CDS encoding PorP/SprF family type IX secretion system membrane protein yields MKKIYLTAFLAFIGLYEASAQQDPHYTQYMYNMNVINPAYAGSKESLSGGLLYRKQWVDLDGAPSTATFAASSPVGKNVGLGLSVISDKIGPVKENNVYADFSYTLNLGGEHKLALGIKAGATFHKIGLFDQIGNGFVPDANDPAFAQNTSRTFFNVGSGIFYYTNKYYMALSVPNMLSNTYLDYDGKKFGSDKQHYFLTGGYVFDLNENLKFKPFFLVKSAFDAPVSLDVSTNFLFYDKFEIGATYRLDDSFGAMVNYAITPGLRIGYAYDHIVSDLKVTTPSSHEVILLFDVNFSKKVSRSPRYF; encoded by the coding sequence ATGAAGAAAATATATTTGACCGCCTTTTTAGCCTTTATCGGTTTATATGAGGCCTCAGCACAACAAGATCCGCATTATACACAATACATGTATAATATGAACGTCATCAACCCTGCTTATGCAGGTTCTAAAGAAAGCCTTTCCGGAGGATTGCTATACCGTAAACAATGGGTAGATCTGGACGGAGCTCCTTCAACGGCAACCTTCGCGGCCAGCAGCCCGGTGGGTAAGAATGTCGGATTGGGACTTTCGGTGATCTCCGATAAGATAGGACCGGTAAAAGAAAACAACGTATATGCCGATTTCTCCTATACCCTGAACCTGGGCGGAGAACACAAACTGGCTTTAGGGATCAAGGCCGGAGCAACCTTTCATAAGATCGGATTGTTCGACCAGATCGGTAACGGGTTCGTGCCCGATGCCAATGACCCGGCATTTGCTCAAAACACCAGCCGTACCTTCTTTAACGTAGGAAGCGGGATCTTCTATTATACCAATAAGTATTACATGGCCCTTTCGGTTCCCAATATGCTAAGCAATACCTACCTGGATTATGACGGAAAGAAATTCGGTTCCGACAAACAACATTACTTCTTAACTGGGGGATATGTATTTGATTTGAACGAAAACCTGAAATTCAAACCGTTCTTCTTAGTTAAGTCGGCTTTCGATGCACCGGTATCCCTGGATGTGTCTACCAACTTCCTGTTTTATGATAAATTCGAAATCGGAGCTACCTATCGTTTGGATGATTCCTTCGGAGCAATGGTTAATTATGCTATCACTCCGGGACTTCGAATCGGATATGCTTACGACCATATCGTATCCGACCTGAAAGTAACCACACCTTCTTCTCACGAAGTGATCCTTCTTTTTGATGTGAACTTCTCTAAGAAAGTGTCCCGATCTCCAAGATATTTCTAA